A part of Neodiprion pinetum isolate iyNeoPine1 unplaced genomic scaffold, iyNeoPine1.2 ptg000129l, whole genome shotgun sequence genomic DNA contains:
- the LOC124224298 gene encoding uncharacterized protein → MIYQDALEDSGTGPGEDQEPSQGESTLNEMQGDQPPALTPNPVRLRVPPFCPERPALWFAQQEAQFRTQGIVTEIGRYYHTISNIPTRYAAEVENLIVTPPVTLPYQALKIALIARFSQSREAKILQLLDRESLGDRTPSAHLRHLRSLVPDIDEEILKARWLSHLPENIRICLVAQNKLTLTELSETADRVHEQVNKGNNVSAVSSPEAQIAALTRQVEQLSNQGRRNQNKTSKKKERSRSRSRSKSSTRGLSPTSNICWYHKKFGNSAKKCFPAGCKFPGNASGSR, encoded by the coding sequence ATGATATACCAGGACGCTCTGGAAGACTCAGGAACAGGACCGGGAGAAGACCAAGAACCGAGCCAAGGAGAGTCAACGCTAAACGAAATGCAGGGTGATCAACCGCCGGCCCTGACGCCGAACCCCGTAAGGCTCAGGGTGCCGCCATTTTGCCCCGAACGACCAGCGCTCTGGTTCGCGCAACAGGAAGCGCAATTTCGAACGCAGGGTATTGTAACGGAAATCGGCCGATACTACCACACGATATCGAACATACCAACGCGTTACGCCGCGGAGGTAGAAAATCTTATCGTCACGCCCCCGGTAACCCTTCCGTACCAAGCGCTAAAAATAGCATTGATCGCGCGTTTTTCTCAATCGAGAgaagcaaaaattttacagctcCTCGACCGCGAAAGCCTTGGTGACCGCACACCATCAGCGCATTTACGCCATCTGCGTAGCCTCGTCCCTGACATAGACGAGGAAATTCTTAAAGCGCGCTGGCTATCACATCTCCCcgaaaatattagaatttgCCTCGTGGCACAAAACAAATTAACGCTCACCGAGCTAAGCGAGACAGCCGATCGCGTACACGAGCAAGTAAACAAAGGCAATAATGTTTCGGCGGTATCAAGCCCCGAAGCTCAAATAGCCGCACTCACACGTCAAGTCGAACAGCTATCAAACCAAGGCCGCCGcaatcaaaacaaaacgagcaagaaaaaagaacgctCGCGTAGCCGTTCACGCAGCAAGTCGAGTACACGCGGACTCTCACCAACATCGAACATATGTTGGTACCACAAGAAATTCGGCAATTCCGCGAAGAAGTGCTTCCCAGCGGGATGTAAATTTCCGGGAAACGCCAGCGGGAGTCGTTAA